The genomic DNA AAAACTACGTAGAACAGATTTGAATGTGTACAAGTGAAAACAACAGAGGGAGATGAGCTTACATCTTTATCCATTATTGCTTCAGGGTGCCGAGGATTATAGTAACAAGTATGCGCTGTGCCAATCTaaagcagcagaaaaaagaaaatatgtGCAACTcatatttatttgtttatttatttatttatttatttatttatgccAACCCTTCCTCGCTTTCTCAATTTCTCTCTAATGCTTTCCTCATTTGCAGATGATGAACGAGAACAAAAGGTGGTAAAAGTACACTAAAACGACTAGATCACGCACTTTCAAGTGTTAAATACTATGTGGTGTACTCCGCCTTGAAGAAggacttcttcgttttcgtaaATATTCGCCCTTTCAGTCGTCCCATTAGCAGTAGTATAAGTAACCTTTAGTTAACGTATTCGTAAAAAGACTTCCCGAATGAAAACACGAACCTGGACCATGAAACAAGGGTACCACGATGTACAACCTGCAATGGATTAATACATTAATACATCCTAATTGAATACATGCTAATGAGGAAGTCTACCTTCGTTGACGCCGTCACCTCGGTTAGCGTCACAAGAGCATGTTGTTCTATCTCTCGTTTCTACGGCAGTGACAGTGCATGTAGACTGCTCAAAACGGAGAActtgagagaaaaaaaaagagttgATATTGGCAGCAGAGGCACAAAAAACGTCATCGCAGCTGACCGCGAACGTAAGGACGCAGCACGAACGCCCCGACAAACGCAAGAGGAAAAACAGCCAGGATAATGAGCGCGAGATACAGAGGCCAGCAACGACGAACACGATCAGCAGAATTCGCCATCCTGTTGTGTGACTCACCGGACCTAGCTGGGCACACTGAGGTCCGGTTAGCATGCGCATTCATAAATCCCGGAAAACGAACTCTATATCAAAACCataacaaacaaacaaatgATGCTTTTATCATATTCAAATGTTGCCAACCTTCAGCTGCTCTTTCGGCATGCACCTAAATTCTTTTAGCAATTAGCTAAACGAGACTACTCTTTCTCATTCACCTCATTTCCCATTCATTGACGTGTAGAAATCAATAACGCTCCTTGGACTTTCGGAAAATCGCCGTCAAATCGGAAAATTCtctcttgaagagaaaaaacgcaagCTTACTAGTCCCCTGTGACGGTGTAAACATTTTAATAGTGGGCAAAGAGACGTTTCTTAGAGAAACTAAGACACGGAAACCGAACGAAGACTCACAGGTTCAAAGGAGTTGTGCAAATTagaattattttcaatttttcttgttttttgaaaaagattCCTCTATGATTGATTCAGACAAGGCCTTTCAGGATGAAGACGGATTTGAGTttgcgaacgacgacggtctACTAGCTGAAGATGCAAAAACTTATCAATAGAACATACCTCATAGAAAATTTTCCACGTTGTGCAAATAAAATCACTTTTGTCTAGTGTCTAAATAGTCTACATATTGATTGATTCCATGTATGTTGGAGGTTCGTCAAGGTTGTCTGACGAAATAACCTAAACAGAGTCAACGCATTGGCTATAGAGGACGAATTCCTTACTTGGTTATAATCCGGGAGTTGCTCTTCAACGTCTTTCAATTGATCCCTACTCGCGGTAATACTAGCAACTTCCTCTTGTCGTTTTTTGATGCAACTGTGACATTGGCCTCATTGATTCCTTTATAAAAAAGAGTTTTTGTTTGTGCTACTTACCACTTATTTGCCTTGACGGAATACAAAAATAGGACAAGACAGATTGAAATGATGAGTGATGGCCAAAACATGCCATTGATTACGGCCAAAAGAGAAATCTACGTAGAATAGATTAATTTTGAATGCGTACACGTGGAGGGAGCTGTGGCTTACATTTCTATCCATTATCACTTCAGAGTGCAGAAGAGGATTATAGTAACAAGTATACCCAGCGccaatctaaagaaaaatgtatttatttatttatttatttatttatgccAACCTCTTCTTGCTTTCTCAATTTCTTATTTATGATATCCTCATTTGTAGATGGCGAACTAAAGCAAGTGGACACGGTAAAAGTACACTAAAACGACTAGATTATGCGCTTTCAAGTGTTAAATACTAAGTCTACTCTGCCGTGAAGAAGAACTCCTTCGCTCTCATAAATATCCGCACTTTGTTTCGTCCCATCAATAGTAGTATAATCAACCTTTTTTAGCGTATTCGTAATCAAGACTTTTCGACTGCAAAGACAAACCTGGACTATGTAGCAAGGGTACCTCGAAACGCAACCTGCCATGAATTATTCATCCTAATTGAATACATGCTAATGAggaagtttaggcctaccTTCGCCACAAGAGCATTTTCTATCTGCCGTTTGTCGCACGACCGTGCTATTGCACGCAGACTGTTCAAAATCTAGAacttgagagagaaaaagagttgATATTGGCGACACAGACGCGGAAACGTCGCCCCAGCTAACCGTGAACGTAAGGACGCAGCACGAAGACCCCGACAAACGAAAGAGGAATGATAGCCACGACAATGAGCGTGAGATAGAGAGGCCAGCAACGACGAACACGATCAGCAGCCGCCGCCATCCGGTTGTGTGTTGTATGTGACACACTGAGACTTACGTCAGGTTGTCTTAGCGTGCGCATTATAAACCCGGAAACGAAGGATTATCGTACTCTATcacatagtgtgacgtcataaatttatGCACAGACAGCGTAATTATTGCGCACGGCTCTGCCAGACAAGGAAACTTTGAAATGCGAAGAATCGGATCGTTTAGcgttgattaattaattaattaattccctCAACCGAGGTTGTGCGCATGCTCTCTCCAAAAAATTACTCTATGATTACATTATCGAACAAACTTTGCTACGAGACGGCTCTTGACTTCCG from Oscarella lobularis chromosome 11, ooOscLobu1.1, whole genome shotgun sequence includes the following:
- the LOC136192659 gene encoding uncharacterized protein isoform X1; amino-acid sequence: MRMLTGPQCAQLGPVSHTTGWRILLIVFVVAGLCISRSLSWLFFLLRLSGRSCCVLTFAVSCDDVFCASAANINSFFFSQVLRFEQSTCTVTAVETRDRTTCSCDANRGDGVNEGCTSWYPCFMVQVTYTTANGTTERANIYENEEVLLQGGCTFTTFCSRSSSANEESIREKLRKRGRIGTAHTCYYNPRHPEAIMDKDFSLSAVVHGMLYPSLIFVICLVLCLYSVKWNKCCIKKRQEEVATVTASSYQLRAVEDKLPNLNSNQVVQSDNLAEPPTYMESINV
- the LOC136192663 gene encoding uncharacterized protein; its protein translation is MAAAADRVRRCWPLYLTLIVVAIIPLSFVGVFVLRPYVHVLDFEQSACNSTVVRQTADRKCSCGEGCVSRYPCYIVQVDYTTIDGTKQSADIYESEGVLLHGRCTFTVSTCFSSPSTNEDIINKKLRKQEEIGAGYTCYYNPLLHSEVIMDRNISLLAVINGMFWPSLIISICLVLFLYSVKANKCCIKKRQEEVASITASRDQLKDVEEQLPDYNQVISSDNLDEPPTYMESINM
- the LOC136192659 gene encoding calcium-activated potassium channel subunit beta-2-like isoform X2; its protein translation is MNAHANRTSVCPARSGESHNRMANSADRVRRCWPLYLALIILAVFPLAFVGAFVLRPYVRVLRFEQSTCTVTAVETRDRTTCSCDANRGDGVNEGCTSWYPCFMVQVTYTTANGTTERANIYENEEVLLQGGCTFTTFCSRSSSANEESIREKLRKRGRIGTAHTCYYNPRHPEAIMDKDFSLSAVVHGMLYPSLIFVICLVLCLYSVKWNKCCIKKRQEEVATVTASSYQLRAVEDKLPNLNSNQVVQSDNLAEPPTYMESINV